Sequence from the Alosa sapidissima isolate fAloSap1 chromosome 21, fAloSap1.pri, whole genome shotgun sequence genome:
AAAACCTACAAATGCATTCCGTTTaataaaacaatgttttctctctccttttttgttTCTGTGCAATCATAACCAGCCTCATGAAATAGTCACCTGGAATTCTGTTTGATTTAATTTGACTGAAAGAAAGGCAGCATGATGGACGGGTCTGATGGAAAGCCATTCCAACTCAAGTGGTTGAGAAAatagaaagagtgaaagaaagtcACTCATCTCAGTAAATGTTGGCTCTGCTTTTAAGAACAAATCATTATTTTCTTGTTTAAACTCTGTTTGCTTAGCCTACTACACAATCTCACGTGTGTTATTTCAACCTTCAGTTTTGTTGCACAAAGTAACAATAGTCAAAATAAATATCcataaaaaatttaaaaaatccataaatgtgtgtccaaacttttgactggtgtAAGTTGTGTTTCCTGGAGCCTTGGTGTGGTTTGAATGTGTGCAGCCTATTAACCTCGAGTTCATCTGGCAAAATGCTGGCAACTCAAATATAAAAATTGGGGTTATACTGTGGAGACCTACATACGATTGTGACAATTGATTAGGTGGGATATCTATATGAAGTTATTGTAAGTCAAGGGAAGTTACTAAAATATGTTCCATGTAGAAATTAGCCTATtaacaagtagcctatgaaAATAGGCTGAATTAATATTCacatttatttagatttttggTTAGTGCCATAATTCTGGGATAGGCCCATTGTAAGGAAATAACGATAAACATGTATCAGATGTGTCCCTCTCTCACATAGTACATTTCTgcagaggtatttattaccaTATTCTAATTTATTCATAGACAACACTATCCTGCACTTTATATTTATTCAATGGCTATctatttgtttgtatttattgaAACTATTTATCTTCTGGTGTGCTTTCGTTACATCTGTGGTACAGAGAAACTGGAAATTTGAATTTCACCTTGGGGGGTTATTAcagtttctatctatctatctatctatctatctatccatctatccatctatctatctatctaacgaTAATGGAAAAGTTGTTTGTTCAGTTAGGCCTAAAACTGTATGCTGGCAAAGTTTGTTTTGATGTTCTGCAGTTTATAGGTTGTGGTGGATGTGGTAGAAGCACAGGATGGGCTGTCCTCCGTGTCTCCGTGTCTGACCTACAATTTAGTAACAGATTGAGGCCTTTGGGGAGGGCCTGTTTTTATGGTTCCGTTTAGGTGACAGAATATATTTTGCAATATGAacatattagattagattattcAACGTTATTGTCATTGCCATTGCAATGCAgttttgcgtctaaccagaagtgcaaaaaaaaaagtgcaatgtgatatacaaagtataggcaggtggtgcatagacaggacaataaatatagtgcagtgtagacagtagtatacagttgatttacagaaggtggtttagagtagtataaatgaaatataaatatgtgcagtgtataaGCAGTTACCTTAAGActaaaataaatatggctatgtaatatgaacaatgtatgaacaacatgtatgtgcaatgtagtagcagtaacattataatagtaagAATAGTATGCAGTGTATTACAGAATATAGAATAAGAAAACAGAATAAAtgtggatattcagtatgaaaaataaagacagatatgtacagaatGTACAGCTATGCGCAgtgtaacagtaccattgtagtgcagaaacagtaacattataagagtggTAAGAATAAGAGTATGTGCAGGATgagtatgaagagcagtagaaaatgtatatatatatacaagtgtaacactatacagtattttgtaaataaatagatagaacactatggatgggatagggtagtgcaaatGTAAGGCCGGGGAGACGCGCTGGGGGTtgggtgtgtgactgtgtgtctgcctccttgttgtccatgtcaaggttgccaagtcgtggacacctcaacagggaAGGAGGCATCGGGTAGGGGCGGTGGGAGGCGGTGGGgggcttagttggttggttggttgtcactggggtgcagagctagagttcagtagggtgacagctgcaggaaagaagcttcctctgaacctgctgagacctgtaacgcctcctggaggggagtggggtgaacagtctatatatatatatatatatatatatatatatatatatcggagaatagacgcgcttttaagggccgggttttgatgaaattcatcactctcacaacaacgttcaaaatctcatgtaggtctggactaactaagctgccttgacacgagcgcttccctaaaacacagtgcgtccattgcgcatcgggtcctaggttacaaataaaaaataaataaataaataaataaactcctgtttttcacgtcagttcgcgccccacctggcatgtctccgcgacccagtagtgggcatagacagtaaaagaaagacaGTAGTAGGCCACcagggttgccaactctcacgcatctgGCGTGACACTCACGCTTTCAGCACCAATCTCACGCTCTCACGCACACTCAAGAAATGTCCCGCCAaatccattctttttttttgcaatccgtTCATTTTTTGTTGATGACTAATCTAGACCACAGCATTGTTTCTAAATGACAAGATACGAGTTTAAGGCATACATATGTCTAGACCCAACAGCAGGTAGGTCTAATATCCGCCTACAACGTTCTCAGCGcagttttctctgattgttgatTCGCTGACTGTTATGCTGCGATAAACGGTTCGCGAAAAAATTAACTTTCAAGAAATAATCATATTGGGCTACTATAGCTCTGCGCTCATTTCAATTCATATaggaggaatatttcacaaACGTTTCGTTCCACACATGACAAACCGTaaaccagaataaacagcagaccttaccgaacacaaaggtgtaatgcaatcccctgtacaataagccgttccagagtaatccggttttgaaatagtagcaaatttctatatggtctccaattttgggctttaagtgtcttaaaactgagctgtgcttaaatacctacatatgtgtaaatatcaaaatcagaggatatacagctcatggctaagagtttgtcgatgtagccataatgatttgttttcacaaaatgctaagcatgcatgtatttaagtgtcttaaaaaaTGTGCTTATATTGGTCAATGCATAATaaacaggccaaatagaaaataaatgttaaatgttaaatatagcctagacataatattaaaatcagatgatgtaggatagtatagagttagataaagttggatggctccagaactcacacaaGTCGATtgggtcttaaaggagccacaccacttttatgacactatagctgttctgttgacctttagatTTGGGCTACTGGGCATGAAGGGCAGgccaattatgagttctgtccaacattgatggtaggtttagaaaaaaagtcagcacattttaatcatattgcaataataccaataaccgtgatcattttggtcatgatttttcatcaaattttcatctctagtggctggtagactttggaatccaccagccacaatggtaggtggaaaaatattttaggctatttccatccctgctacatatgtacactcatacacacattcataagtctcaatctgtccatttctttccacaaaactagccagaagtcatcatttaaggggttatttttcatttttttctactgagctactacctttttcaggtgggcaggggggcccttttcatgtctgtgcccaggggcccagtggctcataatccttccatgccacggggttaaaacactggtcttgttttcaagtgcaatcaataatttaattgtacattttgaagaaaccatccatccattttccattctattaggtttttttttaaaataaaaaaaacataaatcagggattatactgtacatagcaaaaaagtcaggtgacagacatttttaaaattaggtttagggaaaaatgtaacgcacacgcactatggcttcacaaaatctcactccagccaaacgcccaaagttggcaaccctggtAGTGGGTCGCgacacagtttgagaaacgctggccTAGGCtagaccatagacagtaaaagaaagggcTAGACCTATGGTCCTTTTCTGAGCATGGAGGGAGGAGCTGACTTTCTTCCAATGAAAACAGCTATGTCTGGCATCACGTGGTAAACTCGTATGAAGCGGAAACTTTTTGAATGCAAACGGGCGCGGGTTTGTGCTTGCCATTCAGCGAGGGAAAGGTGGAAGTAGGATACCATCGTCCAGACACAACAGAAGAAAACAAGTAGCAACCTGAGATCAACTTAACGTCAAGAAGTAAGGAACAACATTGTCCGTCAATTTAAGGcgttgtaacgttaacgttaacttacaAAGCATCTAGAAGCTAGCTGTTTAATTGAGATGTGATGACTAACGTTACGTGACCTGATAAATCTGGTTAGATATTCATGCTAGGTAGCGGTAGCGCTAACGGTAACTAGCTTGCTAACTGTAGTTAAACTGGTAAGTTATAGCGTATTATTTACgttaacttggttaacatttaTGTATTAGGTGTCACTTATGTCGTGTGTCGTATTTGATACTATATTGTTTCCCATGTTTTGCGTGACTATTCAAAACTGTCAGGAAGGACTCGTCTGAGACATGTTTACCAAGCGAGCTAACTTTAGCTCGCCAAGATGCAAACGTAGAAGATATTAATATTAACTTGGCCAAAGTTTGACTTTTAACTTGCCCAAATTGGTCCTTTAGCTTGTCAACTAACGTCAACGGGAATTTTCCAATTTAAGTGTGCCGATGTTTTGATTGCATAACGTTAACGGAACGTTGAACTAAAATTACAGTGATTGGTATGACATAATTCTGTCACTGTATTTCTATAGGTTTACGTCACTCACGATGTCACACAAGCAAATCTACTACTCAGAAAAATATGACGACGACAAATACGAATACAGGTGAGTACGTTGTGTCCAGTCTTGTTGACACTAACGTTACCTAAACGTCATCTTGTATGGTAACCTTGACCCAGCTAACTTAATGTGCTTCTCTCTTCCGCTCCGTATAGACATGTCATGCTGCCTAAAGACATCGCCAAGTTGGTACCCAAAACCCACTTGATGTCCGAGACCGAGTGGAGGAACCTGGGCGTTCAGCAGAGCCAAGGCTGGGTACACTACATGACTCACCAGCCAGGTAGGAATTGACGTTGCAATCACACACCAGCTCAGTGTCTACTTACACCACCTGCTGTCAGCTCTTCTTGCCATGCAGTGATGCATGACTTCATATAGCCCTGGCAGTGGAGGCACACAAGGAAGTTATTTAGAAAAACTTTTCCTGTTTCTAGCTACTTTCTGTCCACTTTTTTAcagtcccccccacacacacctttgcTAGATAAGGCAGGACTGTACATATGGCTGGCATGTGTCGTATTTGGTGTCATAACATTTGTACTTGCAGGAAGTCTCTAGTGACGATAACAACGGTGCTATGTCACATCACGTATATGAATGAATCGGGTGAAGTTTGCGCAAGCTGTCCTACGGGATTGTTTTTCCATAGTCCATATGTCTGGTGTGTCTCTCAAAACCTAATTAGCATTAGTCATTCAATCTCAGCAGAGAGTATCAGGTGCACAGAAAGCTGTGTGAGCAGCATT
This genomic interval carries:
- the cks1b gene encoding cyclin-dependent kinases regulatory subunit 1, coding for MSHKQIYYSEKYDDDKYEYRHVMLPKDIAKLVPKTHLMSETEWRNLGVQQSQGWVHYMTHQPEPHILLFRRPLPQTA